The following proteins come from a genomic window of Anaerolineales bacterium:
- a CDS encoding DegT/DnrJ/EryC1/StrS family aminotransferase translates to MNYKVAMSSPDLTELEQQAVAEVLQTPRLSMGPRLEAFEGAIAQRVGLRHAIAVNSGTAGLHLCVRAAGIADGDVVITSPFSFVASSNVLLYERAIPVFVDVDPVTGNLDPAQVAAAAADLAEGGKRAKRWLPRRGVAARVRLRGLLTVDVFGQPADHDPLAQTARDHGLTLIEDSCEALGAAYRGRPAGTLGDLAVFAFYPNKQITSGEGGMVVTDRDDLASTVRSLRNQGRAPGDTWLDHTFLGYNYRMDELNAALGHAQMGRLDELMDKRDCVAAWYAERLAGIPGIAAPVVVENTTRMSWFVYVVRFDSRIDRDEVMRRLDREGIPSRPYFKPIHLQPYVQQRFGTQAGDFPIAEDLGRRGLALPFSSVMQEDEVSLVCEALRRLLA, encoded by the coding sequence GTGAACTACAAGGTCGCCATGTCCTCGCCGGACCTGACGGAGCTCGAACAGCAGGCGGTGGCCGAAGTGCTGCAGACGCCGCGCCTGAGCATGGGGCCGCGGCTGGAGGCGTTTGAAGGCGCCATCGCCCAGCGGGTCGGGCTGCGTCACGCCATCGCCGTCAACTCAGGCACGGCTGGGCTGCACCTCTGCGTGCGGGCCGCCGGCATCGCCGATGGGGACGTGGTCATCACCAGTCCGTTCTCGTTTGTTGCCTCCTCCAACGTGCTGCTGTACGAACGGGCGATACCGGTCTTCGTCGATGTCGATCCGGTCACCGGCAACCTCGACCCAGCCCAGGTAGCCGCCGCCGCCGCCGACCTGGCCGAGGGTGGGAAGCGGGCCAAGCGCTGGCTGCCGCGGCGCGGCGTCGCCGCCAGGGTCCGGCTGCGGGGGTTGCTCACGGTCGATGTATTCGGTCAGCCGGCAGACCACGATCCCCTGGCCCAGACGGCGCGCGATCACGGCCTGACGCTGATCGAGGATTCCTGCGAAGCGCTGGGCGCCGCCTATCGGGGACGCCCCGCCGGCACGCTGGGGGATCTCGCCGTCTTCGCCTTCTATCCCAACAAGCAGATCACCTCCGGCGAGGGCGGAATGGTGGTGACTGACCGGGACGACCTGGCGAGCACGGTGCGTTCCCTGCGCAATCAGGGGCGGGCCCCTGGTGACACCTGGTTGGACCACACCTTCCTCGGCTACAACTACCGCATGGACGAACTCAACGCCGCCCTCGGCCATGCCCAGATGGGGCGCCTGGACGAACTGATGGATAAGCGGGACTGTGTCGCCGCTTGGTACGCGGAGCGCCTGGCGGGTATCCCCGGCATCGCAGCCCCGGTGGTGGTTGAGAACACGACCCGGATGAGCTGGTTCGTGTATGTGGTGCGCTTTGACTCGAGGATTGACCGCGATGAAGTGATGCGGCGCCTGGATCGGGAGGGGATCCCGAGTCGGCCGTACTTCAAGCCGATTCACTTGCAGCCCTATGTCCAGCAGCGGTTCGGCACGCAGGCTGGGGACTTCCCGATTGCCGAAGATCTGGGCCGCCGCGGTCTGGCCCTTCCCTTCTCCAGCGTGATGCAGGAGGACGAGGTGTCGCTGGTGTGTGAGGCGCTGCGCCGCCTGCTCGCCTAA
- a CDS encoding ribonuclease J: MSDKSLRVVPLGGLGEIGKNMMSIEYGENILIIDTGLMFPENDMLGIDYVIPDFRYLLDKRDKVRGIVVTHGHEDHTGAIRHVLEDIHAPIFATPLTRGLLEVKLSRGGMLQKADLRTIEAGGSAQIGPFEVEFFHVCHSIPDAVGLGITTPAGIIVHSGDFKFDQTPVDNWPTDFGKLAELGGRGVLALLADSTNADRPGWTPSEAVIDPALDAVFREAGGRILIGTFASLISRIAQAAKAAANHGRVMAFVGTSMVENVRISRKLGYLEIPDSLIVSIDQALSMPPSKVVLMCTGTQGEPSSILSRLSTGTNRQFGLQPEDTVVLSSHPIPGNEEMVHRTINRLLQRCASVIYDAIAPVHVSGHASQEEMKLLQQVVHPKFFVPVHGELRHLRQHASLAHETGIPWENIAVVENGTVIEFRNGEMQVGERIPGGYVFVDGSGVGDIGPTVLREREALARDGFVAVHLHVDRQSGRLLQEPEIVSKGFVFLRDAEELFELARARIHELTAEATNGDLKARIEKDLSRLFFQTTKRQPMIFVFTSTSEAHTR; the protein is encoded by the coding sequence ATGAGCGACAAATCATTGCGAGTGGTTCCGCTGGGTGGACTCGGCGAAATCGGCAAGAACATGATGTCCATTGAGTACGGGGAGAATATCCTGATCATCGACACTGGCTTGATGTTCCCCGAGAACGATATGCTCGGCATCGACTACGTCATCCCGGACTTCCGCTACCTGCTGGACAAGCGGGACAAGGTGCGAGGCATCGTCGTCACCCACGGCCACGAAGACCACACCGGCGCCATCCGCCACGTGCTCGAGGATATCCACGCCCCGATCTTCGCCACGCCGCTGACGCGCGGCCTGCTGGAAGTCAAGCTCTCCCGCGGCGGCATGTTGCAGAAGGCCGATCTCCGCACAATCGAGGCCGGCGGTTCGGCCCAGATCGGGCCGTTCGAGGTCGAGTTCTTCCACGTGTGCCATTCGATCCCCGACGCAGTCGGCCTGGGAATCACCACTCCGGCCGGGATCATCGTCCACTCTGGCGACTTCAAGTTCGACCAGACGCCGGTGGACAACTGGCCCACCGACTTCGGCAAGCTGGCGGAGCTGGGAGGGCGCGGCGTCCTGGCCCTGCTGGCTGATTCGACCAACGCCGACAGGCCCGGCTGGACACCCTCGGAGGCGGTCATCGATCCGGCCCTCGACGCTGTGTTTCGCGAGGCAGGCGGGCGCATCCTGATCGGAACCTTTGCCTCGTTGATCTCGCGCATAGCCCAGGCGGCGAAAGCCGCTGCCAACCACGGCCGGGTGATGGCTTTCGTCGGCACCAGTATGGTGGAGAATGTGCGCATCAGCCGCAAGCTGGGCTACCTCGAAATCCCCGACAGTCTGATCGTTTCCATCGACCAGGCGCTGTCCATGCCCCCGTCCAAGGTTGTGCTGATGTGCACGGGCACCCAGGGTGAGCCGTCGTCGATCCTCAGCCGCCTTTCGACCGGGACCAACCGCCAATTCGGCCTGCAGCCCGAAGACACGGTCGTCCTTTCGTCCCACCCCATCCCGGGCAACGAGGAAATGGTCCATCGCACGATCAACCGCTTGCTGCAGCGATGCGCCAGCGTGATCTATGACGCCATCGCCCCGGTCCATGTCTCCGGCCATGCCAGCCAGGAGGAGATGAAGCTGCTGCAGCAGGTGGTGCATCCCAAGTTCTTTGTCCCGGTCCATGGCGAGCTGCGCCACCTGCGCCAGCACGCCTCGCTGGCACATGAGACGGGCATCCCGTGGGAGAACATCGCCGTCGTCGAAAACGGAACCGTGATCGAATTCCGCAACGGCGAGATGCAGGTTGGGGAACGTATCCCCGGCGGCTACGTCTTCGTCGACGGCTCCGGCGTTGGCGACATCGGCCCGACGGTGCTGCGCGAGCGGGAAGCCCTGGCCCGGGACGGCTTTGTCGCAGTTCACCTGCATGTCGACCGCCAGAGCGGGCGTCTGCTGCAAGAGCCAGAGATCGTCTCGAAGGGATTCGTCTTCCTGCGCGATGCCGAAGAGCTGTTCGAGCTGGCTCGGGCACGCATCCATGAGCTGACCGCCGAGGCTACCAACGGGGATCTAAAAGCCCGCATCGAGAAGGACCTCTCGCGCTTGTTCTTCCAGACGACCAAGCGCCAACCGATGATCTTCGTCTTCACCTCCACCTCGGAGGCGCATACCCGCTGA
- a CDS encoding acetyltransferase translates to MYGGGGHAKSLIELIWTAGQHQVVGIIDDGLAPGTLVLGVQVLGGSGALAELRRRGLRLAANAVGGIGDARSRIQVFEALRQADFECPPLIHPTAWLESTVRVEQGAQILAHAYVGSEAIIGRGAIVNTSAVVSHDCRLGDYANVAPGALLAGGVDVGEVALIGMGVTVHLGVRIGRYARCGNGSMIAADVPEGALIRAGSVWPERKVV, encoded by the coding sequence GTGTACGGGGGCGGCGGCCACGCTAAGTCGTTGATCGAGCTGATCTGGACCGCCGGACAGCACCAGGTTGTCGGGATCATCGATGATGGACTGGCGCCAGGAACGCTGGTGCTCGGGGTGCAGGTGCTCGGCGGCAGTGGAGCGTTGGCCGAGCTCCGCCGGCGCGGCCTACGGCTGGCGGCTAATGCCGTGGGAGGGATCGGCGATGCCCGGAGCCGGATCCAGGTCTTTGAGGCCTTGCGCCAGGCGGATTTCGAGTGCCCGCCGCTGATCCACCCGACGGCTTGGTTGGAGTCCACGGTGCGGGTGGAGCAGGGCGCCCAGATCCTGGCGCACGCCTATGTCGGAAGTGAAGCCATCATCGGACGGGGCGCGATCGTCAACACCTCGGCCGTCGTGTCCCACGATTGTCGATTGGGCGACTACGCCAATGTCGCGCCAGGAGCGCTGCTGGCCGGTGGGGTGGACGTGGGTGAGGTGGCGCTCATCGGCATGGGGGTGACCGTACACCTGGGCGTCCGCATCGGCAGGTACGCCCGTTGCGGAAACGGCTCGATGATCGCCGCCGATGTGCCCGAGGGCGCTTTGATTCGAGCCGGGAGCGTGTGGCCCGAAAGGAAGGTGGTGTGA
- a CDS encoding peptidylprolyl isomerase, protein MSSGPRLAIGLFSLALFGCQAIGIGPAPTAVPPSATPAPPTPTPEPTAALVGGEPILLSSFEEEVRRYEQAQAELGIDLATDPAYRQRVLQALIDRRLLDRGAGLSGLAVSAAEVDERLQALAGDSGGQEALAAWMTANGYTTESFLATLREEMQAQRMVDQIAGSVPEAIEQVQARHILVSSRQEAQPLLDQIVGGADFGALAATYSRDLSTRPGGGDLGWFPRDYLASPELEQAAFSLQPGELFPEVIESRLGFHVLQVLDRGQHPLSPEASRRMRLKAVEDWLDLRRKDTEIIILVDNG, encoded by the coding sequence ATGTCCTCCGGTCCTCGGCTCGCAATCGGCCTCTTCTCTCTGGCGCTCTTCGGATGCCAGGCGATCGGAATCGGCCCCGCACCGACTGCAGTTCCCCCTTCCGCCACTCCGGCCCCGCCGACGCCCACGCCGGAACCGACAGCCGCCCTGGTCGGGGGCGAGCCGATCCTGCTCTCGAGCTTCGAGGAGGAAGTCAGGCGCTACGAGCAGGCGCAGGCCGAGCTTGGCATTGACCTTGCAACCGATCCCGCCTACCGCCAGCGGGTGCTGCAAGCCCTGATCGACCGCCGCTTGCTCGATCGCGGCGCTGGGTTGTCGGGGCTGGCCGTGAGCGCGGCCGAGGTCGATGAGCGTTTGCAGGCCCTGGCGGGGGACAGCGGGGGACAGGAGGCGTTGGCTGCCTGGATGACCGCCAACGGCTACACCACTGAGAGCTTCCTGGCCACCTTGAGAGAGGAAATGCAGGCGCAGCGCATGGTCGACCAGATCGCGGGCTCGGTGCCCGAAGCCATTGAACAGGTCCAGGCCCGGCACATCCTGGTCAGCTCGCGCCAGGAAGCCCAGCCGCTGCTGGATCAGATCGTCGGCGGCGCCGACTTCGGCGCCTTGGCGGCCACCTACTCCCGCGATCTGAGCACCCGCCCAGGCGGCGGCGATCTCGGCTGGTTCCCGCGCGATTACCTGGCCTCACCCGAGCTCGAACAAGCGGCCTTCTCGCTCCAGCCCGGCGAGTTGTTTCCGGAAGTGATCGAATCCAGGCTGGGATTCCACGTCTTGCAGGTGCTCGATCGCGGCCAGCACCCACTCAGTCCCGAGGCCAGCCGCCGCATGCGGCTCAAGGCCGTCGAGGACTGGCTGGACTTGCGCCGCAAGGACACTGAGATCATCATACTGGTCGACAACGGCTAA
- a CDS encoding energy-coupling factor transporter transmembrane protein EcfT — translation MRLHPVTWIVWTTAATLIALIVRHPGYLLVVALAAIVVRARATGGKTIAGDVRLGLSLLVIPALFNLAFSRAGQTILLELPLPLVGGPYTLEALVYGLSAGIQIAAMMLVVLAMSVVVRPTDLLRRMPSSVGQVGMSASMAIGFVPQVRASFSAIREAHWIRGRDLKGLRDLASVVLPILVLSLERAHANAEGLAARGWGGRRQTGGRSRLANLCLLGVAAGLAWWSVASRARPAGLALALVCGGLMLFLWRAEGTQARYRPEIWRRADSIVSGVVLGSLSVFVLVMIAAPELITYLPYPRLTLPVVTWPLVAAAACLAIPAVFVPNDPH, via the coding sequence ATGCGTCTGCATCCGGTGACCTGGATCGTCTGGACCACGGCCGCGACCCTGATAGCGCTGATCGTGCGCCATCCGGGCTACCTGCTGGTCGTGGCGCTGGCGGCCATCGTCGTGCGCGCCCGCGCGACGGGCGGAAAAACGATCGCGGGCGATGTGCGGCTTGGCTTGAGCCTGCTGGTGATCCCGGCCCTGTTCAACCTGGCCTTCAGCCGGGCGGGGCAGACGATCCTATTGGAGCTTCCCTTGCCGCTGGTAGGGGGCCCGTACACCCTGGAAGCGCTGGTGTACGGGCTCTCGGCCGGCATCCAGATCGCGGCCATGATGCTGGTTGTCCTGGCGATGAGCGTGGTTGTACGACCGACGGACCTGCTGCGGCGAATGCCGTCCAGTGTCGGCCAGGTGGGGATGAGTGCCTCGATGGCTATCGGCTTCGTCCCGCAGGTGCGCGCCTCATTTTCCGCCATCCGCGAGGCCCACTGGATCCGCGGGCGAGACCTCAAGGGACTGCGAGACCTGGCGTCGGTGGTACTTCCGATCCTGGTCTTGAGCCTGGAGCGGGCGCATGCCAACGCTGAAGGGTTAGCTGCCCGCGGGTGGGGCGGGCGCCGGCAGACGGGCGGGCGCAGCCGTCTGGCCAACCTGTGCTTGTTGGGGGTGGCGGCGGGGCTGGCCTGGTGGAGCGTGGCATCGAGGGCGCGCCCGGCCGGGTTGGCGCTCGCTCTGGTGTGTGGCGGCCTCATGCTGTTCCTGTGGCGCGCCGAGGGCACGCAGGCGCGCTACCGGCCGGAAATCTGGCGCCGCGCCGACAGCATCGTCAGTGGGGTGGTTCTGGGGAGCCTGTCGGTGTTTGTCCTGGTCATGATCGCCGCCCCCGAGTTGATTACCTACCTTCCCTATCCGCGACTCACGCTGCCTGTGGTGACATGGCCGCTGGTCGCAGCCGCAGCTTGCCTGGCCATCCCGGCTGTGTTTGTGCCGAATGATCCGCATTGA
- a CDS encoding cold shock domain-containing protein, whose translation MTKRTTGTVRWFDGSKGYGYIDTEEGVDVFVHYLSITGSGGPFLTPGDQVAFFLEYTVRGPQATDVSRLN comes from the coding sequence GTGACCAAGCGCACGACCGGCACCGTCCGGTGGTTTGACGGCTCCAAAGGCTACGGCTACATCGATACAGAAGAGGGTGTGGACGTCTTCGTCCACTATTTGTCAATCACCGGTTCTGGTGGGCCCTTCCTGACGCCTGGGGACCAGGTGGCCTTCTTCCTCGAGTACACCGTACGCGGTCCGCAAGCCACCGACGTTTCCCGCCTGAATTGA